The genome window GGTGGAACAAAACCTGCGCGGCGCGCGGGTGGTCAAAGCCTTTGCCCAGGAAGAGCGCGAAATCCGGCACTTCGAGGAAGAAAACGAAAAATGGTACGAATTTTCCCGGCAGTCCTCGCGGGTGCAAGCCACGGGCAGTTCCATGTTGCAGTTGATGGCTAACCTGGCTTCGGTGTTCATCCTCTGGTACGGCGGGAGCATGGTCATCCGCGGGACATTGACACTGGGCGAACTGGTGGCTTTCACCACCTACCTGGGACAGTTGCTCAACCCCATGCGCCTAGTGGGTATGTTCATCCCCGCCATTGCCATGGCAGGCGCGGCGGCAGAGCGCGTCTTTGAGATACTGGATGCCATCCCCGAAGTGCAGGAAACCCCCGGCGCTCCCGCCATGCCGCCCTTCCAGGGACACGTGCGCTTTGAACACGTCAGTTTTTCCTACGGCAAACGCCGCGAGGTGCTGAAGGACATCTCGCTGGAAGCCCAACCCGGCGAGATTGTTGCCCTGGTGGGACCCACCGGCTCGGGCAAGTCCACCATCATCCACCTTATCCCGCGCTTCTACGACCCCACCGAAGGGCGCATCACCATTGACGGGGTGGACATCCGCACGGTGTCCCTGCGCTCCCTGCGCAGTCAAATCGGCATTGTCCTGCAGGAAACCACCCTGTTCGCCGCCACCATCCGCGAGAACATCGCCTTTGGGCGCGACGATGCCAGCGAGGAAGAAATCATCGAAGCCGCTAAAGCGGCGCAGGCGCACGACTTCATCCTGCAGACCCCGCGCGGCTACGATACCCTGGTGGGCGAACGCGGTATCACCCTCTCCGGCGGGCAGAAACAGCGCATCGCCATTGCCCGCGCCATCCTCACCAACCCGCGCCTGCTGGTGCTGGACGATGCCACGTCCAGCGTGGATTCAGAGACCGAACTTGCCATCCAGCACGCCCTCGACCGGCTGATGCAGGGGCGCACCACCTTCGTCATTGCCCACCGCCTCAGCACGGTGATGCGCGCCGACCAGATTCTGGTGCTGGAGAAAGGGCGCATCGTTGCCCGCGGCAAACACGAGGAACTGCTGGCGTCCTCTCCGCTGTACGCCGAAATCTACCGGCGGCAGTTGAAACCCACCCACGAAAGGAAGGCTTGAGCATGGGCTTCGGCATTGGCGGCGGTACAGGCATGGGCATGGGTCCCGGCGCTCTGCTGGACACCTTTGGAGCGGCGGGCGAGCGCAAGGGCGAAGCCTTCAACCCGCGCGTGATGGTGCGCCTGCTGGCATTCCTCAAGCCCTACTGGCGTCCGCTGGCGATAGCCTTCATCGCCATGCTGGGCGCAACCGGCTTGACCCTGCTCATCCCCTACCTGCTCAAAATTGCCATTGATGTGCATATCGCCGGGGGCAACGCCCGCGGATTGGGACAGGTGGCACTGCTCACCGGCGCGGCGTATGTGGGGCTGTACATCACCTCGGCGGGACAGCAGTACCTGCTCTCCCGCGTGGGTCAGCGCGTGCTGGGTGACCTGCGCGCCCGCCTCTTCCGCCATCTGCAGGAACTCTCCCTCAGTTACCACGACACCCACATCGTCGGGGTGACCGTCTCGCGGGTGATGAACGACGTGGCGGTGATCAACGAACTGCTCTCGCAGGGCTGGATTTCCTTCTTCAGCGACCTGTTCATCCTCAGCGGCATTGTGGTCATCATGCTCTCGATGAACGCTCATCTGGCACTGCTGGCGTTCCTCGTCCTGCCGCTGATGGTGCTGGCAACGCGCTGGTTTGCCCGCGCGGCGCAGTCTGCCTTCCGCGAGACGCGCTCGCGGGTGGCGGCGGTGGTGGGCAACCTGGCGGAAGAAATTGCCGGCATGCGCGTCATCCAGGCGTTTGCCCGCGAAGAAGCCACCCAGGAACGCTTCCGCGAGGTCAACGTTGCCAACCGCGATGCCAACATCAACGCCATGTCGCTGTCGTTCCTCTACATGCCCGCCATCGAGTTCCTCAGCACGCTGGCAACGGCGGTGGTCTTGTGGTTTGGCGGGCAGATGGCGCTGGGCGGCACGGTGACGGTGGGACTGCTGGTGGCGTTCCTTTCCTACGTCTCGCGCTTCTTCCAGCCCATTCAGGAACTGGCGCGCCTCTACACTACCCTGCAAGCCGCCATGGCGGGCGGCGAGCAGGTGCTTGCCCTGCTGGACACCCAGCCCGACGTGCAGGATGCTCCCGATGCCGTCGAGATGCCGCCCATCCGCGGGGAGATTGTCTTCCGCGATGTGTCCTTCCGCTACCGCCCGGACACTCCCGAAGTTCTGCACCGCATCAACCTGCACATCCAGCCCGGTCAGCGCGTGGCGCTGGTGGGACCTACCGGCGCAGGCAAGACCACCATTGCCAATCTGACGGCGCGCTTTTACGAAGTCTCCGAAGGCGCGGTGCTGATTGACGGCATCGACGTGCGCCGGGTGCGCCAGGACAGTCTGCGGCGGCAAATCGGCATCGTGCCGCAGGATTCTTTCCTCTTTGCCGGAACAATCGCTGACAACATCCGCTTCGGCAAACCCGATGCCAGCGATGCCGAAGTGGAGCAGGCGGCGCGCCTGGCTAACGCCCACGACTTCATCATCAACCTGCCGGAAGGCTACCAGACGCCCATTCTGGAAAACGCCGCCAACCTCTCGGTGGGTCAGCGCCAGTTGATTTGCATTGCCCGCGCCATCCTCACCGACCCGCGCATCCTCATCCTCGACGAAGCCACCGCCAACATTGACACCGTCAGCGAGGCGCTGATTCAGGAAGCCCTGGAGCGTCTGCTGGAAGGGCGCACTGCGCTGATCATCGCTCACCGCCTGTCCACCATCCACAACGCCGATGTGATTCTGGTCATTCAGGACGGGGAAATCGTCCAGCGCGGCACGCACAGCGAATTAATTGCTCAGCCGGGCTTGTACCGCACGCTGTACGAGAAGCAGTTCCGTTTGGGGTAAAGGGTATCCATGCTTTCTGAGAAGCGTCCGCTTCGGCAAGCACAGCGGACGCTCAGCCTCGGCTGGCGAGCCCTGCCGAAGCCAGCGTACCCCTCAGCGTTTATCAACGCATGTCCTCAGGCTCTCTTTGGAAAGACAATCAGCGGGTGTTCAGCGCTAATGCGCGCCCGCACGCGCATACCGGCGGGAAGCACCAGGGTATGCTCTTTGAAGGCATGCAGCACCTCGCCACTCTCCAGGCGCAGACGATAGACATGGAAGGCTCCACGGAAGAAGCGCTCGACAATGACCGCGTTGCCGTTTTGTCCGTCGGGAACAAAATCCACGTCGTCGGCGCGCAGGGCAATCTCCACCGGCGTGCCGGCAGGCAGGGAAAGCGGCTGGGCAATCACACCCAACGGCGTGTGAATGCCTTCATGGACTACCGAGCCGGGCAGGAAGTCGCTATCGCCCATGAACTCGGCTACAAAACGGGACGTCGAGGCATGGAAAATCTCTTCGGGCGTGCCCAACTGCTCCATACGCCCTTCACGGAAGACTGCCAGACGGTCGCCCATGAAAAGAGCTTCTTCCTGGTCGTGGGTGACAAAGACCACCGTGGCACCCATCTCTTTCAAAATCCCGCGCACCTGCTCGCGCATCTCCAGACGCATGTCGGCGTCCAGACTGCTGAAGGGTTCATCCATCAGCACCAGCACGGGACGCGGCGCCAGGGCGCGCGCCAGGGCTACCCGCTGGCGTTCTCCCCCCGAAAGCGCATGGGGGTAACGCCCTGCCAGGGCTTGCAGTCCAACCATCTCCAGCATGGCATGTACGGTTTGGCGCACCTGGGTGCGCGGTTTGCCGCGTAAGCCAAAAGCAACGTTGTCAAACACCGTCAGGTGGGGAAAGAGGGCATGATCCTGAAAGACCATCCCCACGCCGCGCCGTTCTGGGGGGACGAACACCAGCGAAGACGCCATCAGCCGTCCATTGATGAAAATCTTCCCCCGATCGGGGCATTCCAGCCCGGCGATGAGGCGCAGGGTGGTGGTTTTCCCGCATCCGCTGGGACCCACCAGCGCCAGAATTTGACCGGCGGGAAGGTCCAGTGAGAGATCATCCACTGCTGGACGGGGGTTTTGAGCAAAGGTTCGAGAGACATGATGAAGAGAAAGCGCGATCATCGGAAAATTTGCTCCCTGCGAAGAAGAAATGCCAGCGGTACAATCGAAACCAGTACCAGAAAGAGCGCCGCCGGAGCGGCTTGAAGATAGAATCCATCGGTCGCCCACATCCACACCCGCACCGCCAGGGTATCAAACCCCGCCGGGCGCAGTAACAGGGTGGCAGGCAGTTCTTTCAACGAGGTAAGGAACACCAGCGCGCCGCCTGCCAGCAAACCGGGCAGGACGAGCGGCAGAGTGACCTGAAACAGGGTTTGCGCGCTGGTACGTCCCAGGGTGCGGGCGGCTTCTTCCAGGGTTGGCGCAAGCAAACTCAGCGCCGATTCGCTGGCGCGCACCGCCTGCGGCATATGGCGCAGGACGTACGCCATCACCACCACCAGCGGCGTGCCGTACAGGAACGGCAAAAAGCGGTTGACCAGCAGGACGAGGCTGAGGGCAATCACCACCCCAGGGATGGCGTAGCCTACCTGAGCCAGGCGTGTCAGAAAGTGGGAGAAGCGACTGGGAGAACGGCGGGCAAACAGCGCTACCGGCAGAGAAAGGACAATTGCCAGCACCGCCGCCAGCCCTGCCGTCCATACACTGTTGAAGGCAAAATGACCAAAACCCTGCGAGCCGGTGCGGAACACTGCCGCGGTGATTTCGGGGCGGGCAAGTGCCTGAACGCTCCATGTCGTCAGCACGCCCAGCGGCACGAACAGCGCGGCAACGCTTACCCCCAGCACTGCCATCAGCGCAGGGATGCGCCAGCGTCCCAGCCTCAGCGGCGGAGCGGGACGCCAGCCACCTTCCATCTGGGTAAAGCGCGCCTGCCCCTGGGCGCGCAGTTCCCCCCACAGGATAAACATGGCGAGCAGTACCAGAACCCCGCTCAGCACCGCCGCGGCGGAGCGGTTGTAGCGACCGGATAACTGCACGAAAATGGCAGAAGAAAAGGTCTCATAGCGCAGTAAGGCAACCGTACCGTACTCTGCCAGCACGTCCAGCATCACCAGCAGAGAACCCGCCAGCAATCCCGGGCGCAAAGCCGGCAGGGTGACCTGCCAGAGCGTCTGCAGGGGAGTGCGTCCCAGGGTGCGCGCGGCTTCTTCCAGTGAGGCATGCAGGGAACGAAAAGCCGCCCCGCTGAGAAGATAGACATACGGATAGGTAAACAGGGTCAGCACAAACACCGCTCCCCAGAACCCCAGCGGGCTGGGCAGGGGAAGAACCTGCCCCAGCCACGACTCCAGCATCTGGGGAATGATACCGCCGCGCGGACGCATCAATGCCAGATGAATGATAGCCCCAATGTAAGGCGGGATGGCGAGCGGCAGTGCCAGCGCCCAGCGGAAGAATTTCCTGCCCGGCAGGTCGGTGCGCTCGGTGAGAAATGCCAGCCCCACCCCCAGCAAAAGCGTCCCTGTGGTGACGGCAAAGGCAAGACCCAGCGTATTGCCCAGCAAGCCCCACACACGGGTTTGCAAGAGCCTTTGCCAGTCGGCAGGATCAGCACCCAGCGCACGCACAAAGATATACCCCAGCGGCACGGCGACAAACAAGCCCACCAGCCCCGCGGCAAAAGCCAGCCGGGGGCTGAAAGAAGGGGCAGTGTGACGCAGGGATGCCGCGTGGGCAAACGAGTCTGACATGAACTAGGGTAAGCCCACCTTTTCCATCAAATCAAACGTCGCATCGAAATCCTGCACCACTTCGGGCAGGTTGAACGGCGCCAGGCGCACCTCATCCAGCGGGCGCACACCTTCGCGCAGGGGCACCCCGGGCAGTACAGGATACTCGTAGTTTTGCTCCGCAAAGATGCGCTGACCTTCCGGCGAGAGCAGGAAATCCAGAAAGGCACGCGCCGTGGTGGGGTTGGCTCCACCCTTGATGAGACCGGCGGCGGTGGCGTTGGTGATGACGCCTTTCTGTCCTTCGCCCTGATCGGGGTAAATCACCCCCACAGGACTGCCTTCGGCAAGTTGCAGATGATAGTAATAATGATTGACCAGCCCCAGTTTGAACTCACCGGCGGCAACGGCTTTGCGCACGTCGGTGTGCCCGCCAAAGAACGTGACCTCGTTATCCATGAGCCCCTTGAGCCAGGCTTCGGTAGTTTCTTCGCCGTAAAGATGGCGCATCACCGCAATCTGGGCTTGCATGGAGCCGTTGGTGGAATTTGCCGCGGCAACCTGCCCTTTCCACTTCGGGTCGGTCAGGTCAAAAATCGAGGCGGGCAATTCTTCAGGGGGCACCAGGTTTGTGTTGTACAGGATGACCCGAGCGCGGCGGGTGAGCGCTACCCAGGTGCCGTCAGCGGCACGCCCATCTGCCGGGAGCAAATCGGGCTGTGCGGGGGTGTAGGGCGCCAGCACACCGTTTTCGCTCAGTTTCTGGGCGGTGAAAACCTCGGTGGTGATGAAGACATCGGCTTGCGGATTACTCTGCTCTTCGATGAGCGCGTTGGCAATCTCGCTGTTACTGCCGGCTTTCAGAGCAATCTCCACGTTCGGATACAGGGCGCGGAAGGCATCCAGCACAGGCTGAATGAGGGCTTCGGAGCGCCCGGAGTAAATGACCAGTTTACCGCCCACCGTCTCGGCGGCTGAGTCCTGACGGGTAGCGATAGGCGCTGGCGCCTCGGGCTGACCGGCTTGCGGGGTCACAACGGGCGCGCAGGCGCCCAGGAAGAACATACCAAAAAGAAACAGCAACGAAAGTCGTTTAAACATCACAGGCTTTTCTCCGTAAAGATCAAGGGTTACAGGTAAAGCGTCTGATGGAGCCTGCATCCACTGCGAAGGTGAGTATATCTTAATGTAATCGGATAGTAAAGATGATATTTGTCATATTTTTCTTAAAAATTATGTGTCTCCAGTTCTACTTCCCTCACCCCTGGCGGGACAGGCTGTGGGAGTGAGGGAAGATAGAAAGAGGGATGCTTTCACATCTGGCTTTTCAAAGCCCGGTAGAGATGGTCAAAAAGGGAAACCCAATCTTGTATCGAAACGCTTGCAAATTTTGGCGATAAACTCAGCGCATCTCTCCCTTTACTTTGCCGCCGCACCAATCAGCACAGTAATCAGGAACAGGCACAGAATCATCCCCGAAATGACCAGAAAGACAATGCCGATGACCAGCCCGGCTTTGGAAGATTTACCCGGTTGTAAAACCGCCTCAGCGGGGTTGGCAGGGTCGCAGTACACCGTCACCGGGGTACCGGGGGCATAGCGAGCAACTTCCGCCTCAGCCCTGCCCCGACTGCTGACGAAGACGCGCGTCCCCGCCTGCAGTTTGGTGGAGCGATACACTGTGCCGTTGACCTCGTACTCGTACTCCACATGGGGCGCATACGAGCGCGTGGTACCCTGGTCTTCGTCATAACCTTCGCGTACTTCCACACGCGACTCCACCACTCTGCCGTTGACAGCCATCCACTGCTTGCTGGCTTCGGCTTTCTGGCGGTCTTTAAAATACGTCCACAGGGCAAAGCCCCCCACTGCGGCAAAAATCAGCGTTAACCCCACAAAGCAGATAAATCCAATGCTTTCCATAATACCCCCACAAAAAAGGTTTACCAGTCCAGTATAGAAAAGGAGCGCAAATTCCGCAAGTTTTTCGCTTGTCTGAGATTCCGCGTCGGTCTATAATGCACTGCGGAGGTAGCAACCATGAGCAAAATGGTGCGGTGGGCGTTAATCCTGCTGGTGTTGTTGCCGTTGATGGGGTGTCGTATCTCATTGCTCCATTTGAACGAGGACAAAGATACCCTGACCTTTGTGGTGCGCGCCGATTCAGACTGGCAGGATACCGGCATCCAGGTCAAACCGGGGATGCGGGTACGCATTCGCCAGGTTTCCGGCTTGTGGTCGCCGTGGAGCGGCAGTACCTACGACGCTGTCGGCTCGGGGGGCGATCCGCACTGTGATTGCAACGTCGCCGAGGGGATTTCCCACGCCGCGCTGATCGGCAAAGTGGGTAACAGCCAGCCTTTCTACGTGGGGCGAGATTTCGATCAGCACCTGGGCGAACGCGGCACCCTCTACCTGCGCATCAACGATACCCATCTGCAGGACAATGCCGGCGCGCTGGAAGTGGTCATCGAAGTGGAGCGCTGACCCTGCATGTTTTGATTTCCCCACCTTTGCCTCTGCGGGCTTCTCGGGTACAATTCGCGTCTATGAAACGCTTGCTTGTAGTAATCTGGTTGGCGCTGTGGCTCACCGCCTGCCAGGTAGTCAATACCCCTGCCCCCTCTCCCGCCCCCGGCGAGACGCAAACGAATCCCCCGGCAGTTTCCCCCTCCCCTCAACCAACCGAGACTTCCACCCCACCCCCTCAGCGCATGGTGATTTACGCCCCTGAGGGCACTAACCCCGCCTGGGTAGAGACGGCACGCGCCCAACTGGAAGCCCGGGCAAGTGGTGCAGGGGTGGAAGTGCTTCCCGAATGGAATGACCGCGCTTACGGCGCAGACGTGCCGCTGACGCTGGCTCTGGCAGAGCCGCCCGCGCTAAACGAGGCGCTGAGCGCCGCACCACAGACGCGCTTTGTGGTGCTCTCGGCTCAACTCTTGACCGAAGCCCCCAACCTCACCGCCCTGCTCGCCGACCCACAGCATCTGGCGTTTACCGCAGGTCTCACCGCAACGGTAATTTCGGATGACTGGCGCGCCGCAGGCTTGATTCCCACCAATCAGCCCACCCTGCAGGAAGCCTTTTTGAATGGCGGGCGCTATTTCTGCGGGGTGTGTTCGCCCGGCTGGCCCCTGGGCATGACCTTCCCCCTCACCGCAGGAGTGGATACACCCAGCGGCGGCGATTGGGCAACCACAGCAGCCAAACTGTTCGACGAGGGCAAGGTGGACGTTTTTTACCTCTCCCCCAACGCCGTACAGCCCGAAGTTATCACCTACCTGAAGGGGCTGGTACAGTTCACCGAGCCGGTGCGGGTGCTGGGGAGCGTCCCCCCACCTGCCGAATTAACCGATCAATGGGCGGTGACACTGGACTGGGACTTCTCCAGTGCGCTGGAAGAAGCCCTCTCCGCCTCTGAGCCGCCAGCACTGGTGAGAGTGCCGGTAGTCTTCACCCACCTCAACGAAGACCTGTTCACCCCCGGCAGGCAGGAACTGGTGCGCAGTATACTGGCGGAACTGCAAGCCGGGCGCATCGCCCCGCTCAGCGTTCCCTAGGTTGTTGCCAACAGGGGTTTAAAAAAAGAAAGAGCCACCGGTGGGATTCGAACCCACGACCTGGCGTTTACGAAACGTCTGCTCTGCCGGCTGAGCTACGGTGGCGTATGTGCGCCAAATTATACAGCAGGCGGGCATTTCTTTCAAGGTGCGCGCGCCGGTTTTCCAGTGGGTCTGTGCGCACCTTGCCTGTGGATAATCACTCCGCAGGCGGGATGGGCGCCTGCAGGCGCATAGCAGCCGCGCGGGTGTTTTCCTCAATGGCAATCAGCACGTACACCCCTTCGCCAAGCGCGTAAACGAAAACTGCCGACAAGCCGCCCAGGATAAGCACCCCCCCCCCTAGCAGGACTCCCCCCAGCGCGCCAAACACCTCCGTCCCGTGCATGCCGTATTCACGGGCAAAATCTGCCATGCTGGCACCACCCAGCACCGAGACGGCACAAATCCCCACCGCCAGAATCAATGTCACCACGCCATTGATCACCCCCAGGATTTTGTACAACGTCCCCATGAAGCGCAAGACTTTGAAACGTTTTTCCATAGGCTCAGCCCTCCACGAGAAAAAGGTTCAACAAGGACGACTTAAGCATAGCACGGATTTTCTCCCGGAAAACCAAAAAAGAGAGCCGCGTCCGGCAGTGCCTGCCAGAAGCACCCTATGCCACCACCAGACGGCGGTAGGTGTCACAGCGCTCGCACTCGGTTCGCGCGCACAACAGCGCCAGTGGGTCGTCTTCCAGGATACCCCGCACCCGCTCCAGCAGAGACGTCAGTGGAATGACCTGCACCTCCGATTGGGCAATGCGCCCGCGGCGGGTAACGTCTTCCAGAGAGGGCGCTACAGCATCGAAGCCATCGGAACAGCCGGGAAAACCCGGGCATTCCCACACCCCTTTGGGGGTGAGCGCCCAGCGCACAAAGCCCTGCCTGCCCGCCAGGGTTTCGGCGTAGTGGATGCTGGTGTTGGCGGTGTGATTCACCCCAATCAGCACCACCTCGCCGTCCAGTGCCGCCAGCGCACCAATGGGCGCCAGAGGATCAACCAGCGTCTGCACAGCAATCACCTCGTCCAGCCCAATACCGGCAAATGAGAGAATGGGGTGCATGGAACGCTTTGCCTGCGGATGGCACCGCAGGGTCTCTGCCAGCACGCCCATTAGCGGGTCGGCGGGCATATCGGGGAAGAAAAACTCCGCCATCTGATTCAGGTCTTTGCCCGCGCCGTAGGTCAGGGCGTTGTTCTCCGGTCCGGCTTCGGGAATGAGCATGGTTTTATACGTAAAGGTGGGCGCCATCACCCGCCCGCTGACCGTAAGCAGTGCGCCCAGCAGGGTCTCCGCCCCGCCGCGGATCTCCTCACCAAATGAGGAAAGCGAAGCATGCACAATGAGGGGGCGCTGTGGTGAAAGTCCCAACCCCCGAAACGCCTGTACCAGATCGCGGAACGTCAGCATCTTCTTGCCCTCCCTGAGGATTTATGCCCAGTCGCCGGTGTTATCCACCTCGAACAGGGTGCCGGGTTCGGCTTGAACCTGTCCGTGCAGGATTTGTGCCGCCAGACGCGCCGCCACCAGCGCCCCGCGCGGATGGACACTTTCCAGGCACACCCCGTACACACGGATGCCCAGCGGCGCCAGTTCGACGGCGGAACGAGTGAGCGCGCGCAAACCCGCCTGACTGGCGGTAAAGGCAAATTTACCCGCATCGGGCGGACGTGCCCCGCCGCCGGTGATGACGTGCAAAACAATGCCCCCGCGCCTTTCCTCGCGCCAGATGCGCCCCAGCGCCTGAAGCATGAGGAAGGGACCGCCGATATTGCTTTCCAGCGTGCGCTGAAAGTCCCACTCGTCCAGTTCCAGCATGCCCGCAGTGGGCTGAGCCAGCGGGCAGTTAATCAGTGCATCCAGGCTCTCCCAGCGCTCCAGCACCTCATCCAGCAACATGCGCACCGCCAGCCCTTTGGACGGATCGGCAACGTGGGTGGAAACCTCTGCCCCCTGCGCCTGCACCAGCGCGGCAGTATCTTCCAGCCCCATGGGGGTCAGGTCGGTCAGCGCCAGGCGCGCACCCGGTTCCGCCAGCGCCAGAGCAATGGATTTTGTCGGTTCGCGCCCGGCAGAAGTCAACAACGCCGTAAACGGGCTCATCCTAACTCCGCATGATTGCGAAATTCCACCACCGGATGGTGCAGGTCGTCCAGTTCCAGCACTACAATTTCGTTCTCTCCCTCTTTAAGCAGAGGGGCAGGCACGTACAGCGTCTTTTGCGGTCCGCGCTTCCAGTATCGCCCAATGTTAAAGCCGTTAATCCACACTACGCCTTTGGTCCAACCGGGCAGGGCAAGGAAAGTATCGGCGGGTGTGCCGTTAATTGTCCAGGTGCCACGCAGGAACGCCGGAAATTCCTCCGGCTCGCCGGGCAGATAGCGGATGGCGGAGAGGTCTTCCAGCGGCAGGGGATACACCGTCCAGCCAAAGAGCCACTGCTGTCCCAGCAAAACCCCCTCGGTGATGCCCTTGCGGTCGGCAAGGTCGGGACCATAGTTGACCCGCCCCATGTTTTCCACCAGGATGTGCAGGCGCACTCCCTGATCCTGCACCGAGAACGACAGCGGTTTGGCATGGTTCTCGCGGTCGACAATGCCGATGAGTTCATTATCCACAAAAACATGCCCGCGGTCGTGCAGTCCGCGGATGATCAGGCGGGCTTCCTCGCGCGGTCCGCTCAGTTGAGTTTCGTAGAGGATGAAGCCGTAATTCTGGTCGTACATCTCCATCGGCAGGGGAACGGTGCTGTATTCGGGAGTGGAAAGCACATCCACCTGACTCAGCAGGGGCGCCCACTCGTCCAGTTGTACCTTACCGTAGGCATGCCTGACTACCGGCGGAAAATCGGGCATTTCGGGCAAATCCACGTATTTGCCAATGACCTCGCGCATGGCTTCGTACTTGGGGGTGATGTTGCCGCACTCGCTAAGCGGGGCGTCGTAGTCATAACTGGTCACCGTGGGGGTGTAATGGGGAGAAGGGAAGGCATTGGCGCCGTTCATGAAGCCAAAATTGGTGCCCCCGTGGAACATGTACAGGTTCACCGAAGCCCCCTCGGAGAGTAAATCGTCCAGCACCCGGGCAACCTCTCCCGCCGAACGGGTATGGTGGCGCTCTCCCCAGTGATCAAACCAACCGTCCCAAAATTCGGCTACCAGCAAAGGACCGCCCGTCTGGTACTCGCGCAGTTTTTCGAAAGCATCGCCGGGACGATTGCCAAAGTTAACTGCCTTGAAGAGGTGCGGCAGACTGCCATACTGCATCATCTCATCGGCAACGCCATCGGCGGTGAAGAGCAAGACATCCACCCCACACTGGCGCAGAAGTTCTTCCAGATATTTCAGGTAGCGGGTATCGTTGCCGTAACTGCCATACTCATTTTCCACCTGCATGGCGATGATGGGACCTCCTCGGGTGCTTTGCAGGGGCACCAAACGGTGCATCAACTGGCTGAAGTACTCCCCGACGGCATCCAGGTAGGGTTGATACATACAGCGCAGTTTCATCTGCGGGTCTTTGAGCAGCCAGGCAGGCAGACCGCCCATCTCCCACTCGGCACAGATGTATGGACCCGGGCGCACGATGACGTAAAGCCCCAGTTCGCCTGCCAGTTCGATATAACGCTCAATGTTCAACCAGTCGCCAAAGTGAAATTCCCCCTCATGGGGCTCATGCAGATTCCAGGCAACGTAAGTCTCAACCGTGTTCAGCCCCATGGCTTTGAGCTTGAGCAGACGGTCTTTCCAGTACGCCGGGTGGACGCGGAAGTAATGCATTGCCCCGGCAAGAATACGAAAGGGCTCTCCG of Anaerolinea thermophila UNI-1 contains these proteins:
- a CDS encoding extracellular solute-binding protein, with the protein product MFKRLSLLFLFGMFFLGACAPVVTPQAGQPEAPAPIATRQDSAAETVGGKLVIYSGRSEALIQPVLDAFRALYPNVEIALKAGSNSEIANALIEEQSNPQADVFITTEVFTAQKLSENGVLAPYTPAQPDLLPADGRAADGTWVALTRRARVILYNTNLVPPEELPASIFDLTDPKWKGQVAAANSTNGSMQAQIAVMRHLYGEETTEAWLKGLMDNEVTFFGGHTDVRKAVAAGEFKLGLVNHYYYHLQLAEGSPVGVIYPDQGEGQKGVITNATAAGLIKGGANPTTARAFLDFLLSPEGQRIFAEQNYEYPVLPGVPLREGVRPLDEVRLAPFNLPEVVQDFDATFDLMEKVGLP
- a CDS encoding ABC transporter ATP-binding protein, whose translation is MGFGIGGGTGMGMGPGALLDTFGAAGERKGEAFNPRVMVRLLAFLKPYWRPLAIAFIAMLGATGLTLLIPYLLKIAIDVHIAGGNARGLGQVALLTGAAYVGLYITSAGQQYLLSRVGQRVLGDLRARLFRHLQELSLSYHDTHIVGVTVSRVMNDVAVINELLSQGWISFFSDLFILSGIVVIMLSMNAHLALLAFLVLPLMVLATRWFARAAQSAFRETRSRVAAVVGNLAEEIAGMRVIQAFAREEATQERFREVNVANRDANINAMSLSFLYMPAIEFLSTLATAVVLWFGGQMALGGTVTVGLLVAFLSYVSRFFQPIQELARLYTTLQAAMAGGEQVLALLDTQPDVQDAPDAVEMPPIRGEIVFRDVSFRYRPDTPEVLHRINLHIQPGQRVALVGPTGAGKTTIANLTARFYEVSEGAVLIDGIDVRRVRQDSLRRQIGIVPQDSFLFAGTIADNIRFGKPDASDAEVEQAARLANAHDFIINLPEGYQTPILENAANLSVGQRQLICIARAILTDPRILILDEATANIDTVSEALIQEALERLLEGRTALIIAHRLSTIHNADVILVIQDGEIVQRGTHSELIAQPGLYRTLYEKQFRLG
- a CDS encoding ABC transporter ATP-binding protein, producing MIALSLHHVSRTFAQNPRPAVDDLSLDLPAGQILALVGPSGCGKTTTLRLIAGLECPDRGKIFINGRLMASSLVFVPPERRGVGMVFQDHALFPHLTVFDNVAFGLRGKPRTQVRQTVHAMLEMVGLQALAGRYPHALSGGERQRVALARALAPRPVLVLMDEPFSSLDADMRLEMREQVRGILKEMGATVVFVTHDQEEALFMGDRLAVFREGRMEQLGTPEEIFHASTSRFVAEFMGDSDFLPGSVVHEGIHTPLGVIAQPLSLPAGTPVEIALRADDVDFVPDGQNGNAVIVERFFRGAFHVYRLRLESGEVLHAFKEHTLVLPAGMRVRARISAEHPLIVFPKRA
- a CDS encoding ABC transporter permease is translated as MSDSFAHAASLRHTAPSFSPRLAFAAGLVGLFVAVPLGYIFVRALGADPADWQRLLQTRVWGLLGNTLGLAFAVTTGTLLLGVGLAFLTERTDLPGRKFFRWALALPLAIPPYIGAIIHLALMRPRGGIIPQMLESWLGQVLPLPSPLGFWGAVFVLTLFTYPYVYLLSGAAFRSLHASLEEAARTLGRTPLQTLWQVTLPALRPGLLAGSLLVMLDVLAEYGTVALLRYETFSSAIFVQLSGRYNRSAAAVLSGVLVLLAMFILWGELRAQGQARFTQMEGGWRPAPPLRLGRWRIPALMAVLGVSVAALFVPLGVLTTWSVQALARPEITAAVFRTGSQGFGHFAFNSVWTAGLAAVLAIVLSLPVALFARRSPSRFSHFLTRLAQVGYAIPGVVIALSLVLLVNRFLPFLYGTPLVVVMAYVLRHMPQAVRASESALSLLAPTLEEAARTLGRTSAQTLFQVTLPLVLPGLLAGGALVFLTSLKELPATLLLRPAGFDTLAVRVWMWATDGFYLQAAPAALFLVLVSIVPLAFLLRREQIFR
- a CDS encoding ABC transporter ATP-binding protein translates to MTTLDLLRAQLKRERTGGSPGVFWRCYGYLRPYWYLSLGAYLCMLGITLLNLVTPQLIRTIIDQGISAGNLPLLRWSVLGLLGLSLVRGVFTFLQGRWSETASQNVAADLRAEIQKKLTVLSFSYHDRSQAGDILSRAIQDVDRIRFLTGRATLRIIDAVVMMLGTAIILLFMNPSLALIAIAVMPLLAWRAIDFGVRFRPLSAQIQKQLSVLTTRVEQNLRGARVVKAFAQEEREIRHFEEENEKWYEFSRQSSRVQATGSSMLQLMANLASVFILWYGGSMVIRGTLTLGELVAFTTYLGQLLNPMRLVGMFIPAIAMAGAAAERVFEILDAIPEVQETPGAPAMPPFQGHVRFEHVSFSYGKRREVLKDISLEAQPGEIVALVGPTGSGKSTIIHLIPRFYDPTEGRITIDGVDIRTVSLRSLRSQIGIVLQETTLFAATIRENIAFGRDDASEEEIIEAAKAAQAHDFILQTPRGYDTLVGERGITLSGGQKQRIAIARAILTNPRLLVLDDATSSVDSETELAIQHALDRLMQGRTTFVIAHRLSTVMRADQILVLEKGRIVARGKHEELLASSPLYAEIYRRQLKPTHERKA